From the Bacteroidales bacterium genome, one window contains:
- a CDS encoding carboxypeptidase-like regulatory domain-containing protein: protein MGNTSGRYLRETLRTVLILLFLSLLPLQHVYCQETLPSVRITVSSRNQSINGVLDEITLQSGYHFTFDASIIDGKRKVEFRVRELLLKEALDSLLKDPNLDYRTIDKNIVIYRINEGSPTPISSTIDRALLRGRVVEMRTGKALSYATIALLETSLGTITNQEGEFSFKLPLDLPDPMIVVSFIGYNSKVFPVSYPLAEKLEIQLERELIPLQEVIIRYSDPAKLLREAISRFPENYLENHSTMTAFYRESVKRNDHWMVYSEAVLEVAKAPYGLLSSGDHIRIVKQRKITDVSTEDTVLIKLRSGIPTSLNLDVIKNRPDFLKEDFQSRYNLEFTDMMSYGDRLVYVISFHQKDEIPDLLFQGQLYLDQESLALLAADFEFNPDLLHKEPELFLVSRSPKINIRPVMARYHVDYRSVESRYYVSQVRGEVELKVRKKRKWFGSRYKIAIEMAITDLIPDQRLRIDPADRVSRNIVLADEPFQFDPEFWGVHNSIEPEASLMESVQKLVHNNQEIME from the coding sequence ATGGGAAACACATCAGGAAGATATTTGCGCGAAACTCTTCGTACGGTCCTGATCCTTTTGTTTCTTTCTCTGTTGCCTCTGCAACATGTGTATTGTCAGGAAACCCTCCCTTCTGTCAGGATTACAGTTTCCTCCAGAAACCAGAGCATTAACGGGGTTCTCGATGAGATTACCCTGCAATCGGGCTATCATTTCACCTTTGATGCAAGCATCATCGACGGGAAGCGAAAAGTAGAATTCCGGGTCCGCGAACTGCTCCTGAAAGAGGCACTCGACTCCCTGCTTAAGGATCCGAACCTCGATTACCGGACTATCGATAAGAACATTGTGATATATCGTATAAATGAAGGCTCCCCCACTCCCATCAGCAGTACGATCGACCGGGCCCTTCTCAGGGGCAGGGTGGTGGAAATGCGCACGGGCAAAGCACTCTCCTATGCGACCATCGCCCTCCTGGAAACCAGCCTGGGTACCATAACAAACCAGGAGGGAGAATTCTCTTTCAAACTGCCCCTTGATCTTCCCGATCCCATGATTGTTGTCTCCTTTATAGGTTACAACAGCAAAGTATTTCCGGTAAGTTATCCTCTGGCAGAGAAACTTGAAATTCAGCTCGAAAGAGAATTGATCCCGCTTCAGGAGGTGATCATCAGGTACAGCGATCCGGCCAAGCTGCTTCGTGAAGCTATAAGCAGGTTCCCGGAAAACTACCTGGAGAACCACTCCACCATGACAGCCTTCTACCGGGAATCCGTGAAACGAAATGACCACTGGATGGTCTACTCGGAAGCTGTGCTTGAGGTGGCAAAAGCTCCATATGGATTATTATCATCCGGAGATCATATCCGCATTGTAAAGCAAAGGAAAATTACGGATGTAAGCACCGAAGACACTGTACTGATCAAGCTGAGATCGGGGATCCCCACCTCCCTGAACCTGGATGTGATAAAGAACCGGCCCGATTTTCTGAAAGAGGACTTTCAATCCAGGTACAATCTGGAGTTCACCGATATGATGAGCTATGGCGACCGGCTGGTCTATGTGATAAGCTTTCATCAGAAAGATGAAATCCCCGACCTCCTCTTCCAGGGACAGCTCTACCTCGACCAGGAAAGCCTGGCATTGCTGGCAGCCGATTTTGAGTTCAATCCGGATTTGCTGCATAAGGAGCCCGAACTCTTCCTGGTGAGCCGCTCTCCAAAAATTAATATTCGTCCCGTGATGGCCAGATATCATGTAGATTACCGCTCGGTGGAAAGCAGGTACTACGTAAGCCAGGTCAGGGGCGAGGTGGAATTAAAGGTGCGTAAAAAAAGAAAGTGGTTCGGCTCCAGGTATAAGATCGCCATTGAGATGGCCATCACAGACCTGATCCCTGATCAGAGGCTGCGGATCGATCCAGCCGACCGAGTTAGCCGTAATATTGTACTGGCTGATGAACCTTTTCAGTTTGATCCGGAGTTCTGGGGCGTGCATAACAGTATTGAACCAGAGGCATCGCTGATGGAGTCCGTCCAGAAACTGGTGCACAACAACCAGGAAATAATGGAATGA
- a CDS encoding S9 family peptidase: MVNHGYAILAVNNRGSSGYGKTFYNLDNQRHGEDDLMDCVKAKEYLSELGYIDMDRVGILGGSYGGYMTLAALTFQPEEFAVGVDLFGISNWVRTLKSTPPYWEAFRKALYEELGDPFTEDSVRLYRISSLFHADQITKPLMVLQGANDPRVLQVESDEIVAAVKENGIPVEYLIFEDEGHGFVKKENQIEGYGKILEFLDKYLKGVTGE, encoded by the coding sequence CTGGTGAACCATGGCTATGCCATCCTGGCCGTGAACAACCGGGGCAGTTCCGGTTATGGAAAGACCTTTTACAACCTGGATAACCAGCGCCATGGGGAGGATGACCTGATGGACTGTGTTAAAGCCAAGGAATACCTGTCGGAACTGGGCTATATTGACATGGACAGGGTCGGGATTTTAGGAGGCTCCTATGGAGGATACATGACCCTGGCAGCCCTGACTTTCCAGCCGGAAGAATTTGCCGTTGGAGTGGATCTGTTTGGAATTTCAAACTGGGTGCGGACCCTTAAATCCACCCCGCCCTACTGGGAAGCTTTCCGGAAAGCACTGTATGAGGAACTGGGTGATCCCTTTACCGAAGACTCTGTCCGTTTGTATAGAATAAGCTCCCTGTTCCATGCTGATCAGATTACCAAACCGCTGATGGTGCTTCAGGGAGCCAACGATCCGAGGGTGTTGCAAGTGGAGTCAGATGAAATTGTGGCCGCTGTTAAGGAAAATGGAATCCCGGTGGAATACCTTATTTTTGAGGATGAAGGTCACGGTTTCGTGAAGAAAGAGAACCAGATCGAAGGATATGGGAAAATCCTGGAATTTCTGGACAAATATCTGAAAGGAGTGACCGGGGAGTAA
- a CDS encoding Crp/Fnr family transcriptional regulator has product MLEEIVKKRFPFFESGLRSAISETGTLREFEAQEELIREDQYIRSFPIVLEGLIKVCRTDEEGNELLLYYLRPGEVCTVSLICCMDRTRSRVKAIAEEKTTAIVVPVELLDSWMSKYQTWKEYVMHSMQLRFDELLNVLDSVAFLKMDERLEKFFTNRYRSSGSMIFEGSHQDVALALNSSREVISRLLKQMEKKGLIRLSRGRIDYSPLCDKSY; this is encoded by the coding sequence ATGCTAGAGGAGATAGTAAAGAAACGTTTTCCGTTTTTTGAGTCGGGACTCAGATCAGCCATCAGTGAAACCGGCACCTTAAGAGAATTTGAAGCCCAGGAGGAGCTGATCAGGGAGGATCAGTATATCCGGTCTTTTCCCATTGTGCTGGAGGGCCTGATCAAGGTTTGCCGTACCGATGAGGAAGGTAATGAACTGCTGCTTTACTATCTGAGGCCCGGTGAAGTCTGTACGGTTTCCCTGATCTGTTGCATGGACCGGACCCGTAGCCGTGTGAAGGCCATTGCCGAAGAGAAAACCACTGCCATAGTGGTTCCGGTGGAGCTTCTGGACAGCTGGATGAGCAAATACCAGACCTGGAAAGAGTATGTGATGCACTCGATGCAGCTACGCTTTGATGAATTGTTGAACGTCCTGGACAGTGTCGCTTTCCTGAAAATGGACGAAAGGCTGGAAAAATTCTTTACCAATCGCTACCGCTCTTCCGGTTCCATGATTTTTGAAGGATCGCACCAGGACGTGGCGCTGGCCTTGAACAGTTCCAGGGAGGTCATATCCAGACTCTTGAAACAGATGGAGAAGAAAGGGCTGATCCGCCTGTCGCGGGGCCGGATCGATTACTCACCCTTGTGTGACAAAAGTTACTGA
- a CDS encoding glutaredoxin domain-containing protein, whose product MEAIAVHSYKELVSGLSGEERAFLLIYKSGAGQSDCALERIEKMSRNDSQKLFTADVNSVRDIHEKLEITTAPSLVIFEKGKKVNVVKGCQTEAAYSSILSGREIGGQKGGEAGKSKQVTVYTTPSCSWCTTLKTYLDQKQVRYREINVAADSTAAEAMVRKSGQQGVPQTEINGQMIVGFDRTRINQLLEIK is encoded by the coding sequence ATGGAAGCAATAGCTGTACATTCATATAAAGAGCTGGTGTCCGGCCTGTCCGGAGAAGAGAGGGCATTTTTACTCATCTATAAAAGTGGTGCCGGGCAAAGCGATTGTGCACTGGAGAGGATTGAAAAAATGAGTAGAAATGATTCACAGAAGCTGTTTACTGCCGATGTGAATAGTGTCCGCGATATACACGAGAAACTGGAGATTACCACTGCTCCCAGCCTGGTCATTTTTGAGAAGGGCAAAAAGGTGAATGTAGTCAAAGGGTGTCAGACAGAGGCTGCCTACAGCTCCATTCTTTCCGGCAGAGAAATTGGCGGGCAAAAAGGAGGAGAAGCGGGAAAGAGCAAACAAGTTACCGTGTATACTACTCCAAGTTGCAGCTGGTGTACTACTCTAAAAACATACCTGGATCAGAAGCAGGTCCGGTACAGAGAGATTAATGTAGCAGCAGACTCAACGGCGGCAGAAGCCATGGTTCGGAAAAGCGGACAGCAAGGGGTCCCTCAGACAGAAATAAACGGACAGATGATTGTGGGTTTTGACAGGACCCGGATCAATCAACTGCTGGAGATAAAATAA